TCTGATGTTGTTAATGTTACCATTGCTAAAACATCAAATAATCCAATAATCAATACAAGCGTTGTGTCTTTAAATAGTGCAACGAATGATCCAACGATATTTGGAATTGATATTTTTAGTGCTTGTGGTAAAATAACTAATCCCATCGCTTGCCAATATGAAAGACCCACTGAGTCTGCTGCTTCATACTGTCCTTTAGGAATTGCTTGTAATCCACCTCTTACAACTTCTGCAAGGTATGCAGCTTGGAAAAGAGTAACCCCAATTAATGCTCTTAATAACTTATCAAAAGTCACACCTTCAGGGAAAAATAAAGGAAGAATTACAGATGACATGAATAATAGAGTAATTAAAGGTACACCTCTAATAAATTCAATATATAAAACACTTATTGTTTTGATTATAGGCATATTTGATTGTCGTCCAAGGGCAAATATAATCCCAATTGGAAAAGATACAACAATACCAACAGATGCAACAACCATCGTAAGCATCAATCCACCCCATTTTGTTGTTGGAACTACTTCCAATCCTAATCCACCATGGATTAAAATAAATGAAACAATAGGGAACAAAATAAGTATACTAGCTCTTACTTTTATATGTTTAATTTTTTTAAATAATACTATTGAAGCTACAAAAAGACCTAAAATTAGGTTTGGTCTCCAATATAAATTTTCTGGATAAAATCCATACATAAATTGATTAAATTTTTCATAAATGAAAATCCATCTTGCACCATGTTTTGTTATCTCTTCTTTTGTCCCAGTCCATGTTGCATCAAAAATCATCCAATTTAACAATGGTGGAACAATATAGTAAAGTAATACAAGAGATAAAATAGTCAAAATTGAACTAACTGGTGAAGGGAAAAGATTTTCTTTTATCCACTTAACAGGTCCACTTACTCCTAAAGGAGCAGGTCTTGTTTCTAATTTTTCATAAATTGCCATTATCTCTCCTTTATTTGTATTTTTGCATTAATAAAATTCATTACAATAGATATGAGTATACTAATTGTTAAGTAAACAGCCATTGTCATTAGGATTATTTCTATAGCTTGACCAACTTGATTTAGTGCAGTTCCTGCAAATAGTGTTACAAGTTCTGGATAACCAATTGCTGTTGCAAGTGATGAATTTTTCATTAAATTTAAATACTGGTTGATAACTGGAGGAATAATAACTCTTAATGCTTGAGGAAGAACAACTTTTCTTAGAATAATATGATTTTTTAATCCTAAAGAGTTTGCTGCTTCCTTTTGTCCTTTTGGAACAGCTTCAATACCTGCCCTTACAGCTTCTGCTATATAAGTAGCTGGGTAAATACTAAGTGCAAATGATAAGGCTAAAAGTTCAGGAGTAAATGTCCATCCACCAACAAAGTTGAATCCTTTAAGTTGTGCATATTCTAGTGTTGCAGGAGAACCACTAACAAAATAAACTAAAACTGGGCTAGCAATTAAAATAACTAAAGAAGTCCAGAAAACGGGAAACTCTTCACCTGTTTCATCGTGTTTCTTTTTTGCCCATTTTGCAAGATAAACAACTGCTGCAATTGCAATTAAAAATGCAATAATAACAGACATAAAACCACTTTCTAAAATAGGTCTTGGAATATATAATCCCCTGTTATTTAAGAAAAAAGCATCCATATAAGACATAGATTGTCTAGGACCTGGGAGTGCGGCTAATACAACATTATACCAAAATAGTATTTGTAAAAGTATTGGGATATTTCTAAATGTTTCTACATAAACTAAACATAGTTTAGAAATCATAAAGTTTTTTGATAATCTACCTATTCCAACTAACAATCCAATTATTGTAGAGAAGAATATACCAATTCCTGAAACTAAAAGTGTATTTAAAATACCTATTATAAATACTCTACCGTAAGTGTCTGATTCTGTATAGGGAATTAGTGTTGATATGATACCAAATCCGGCTTCATTACCTAAAAAGTCAAATCCTGTATTAATCCCACGTTTTTCAATGTTAATAAACATATTGTGTAAAACATAATATGTAAATAGGAAAATAGCGGCAAGAGCTAATATTTGATAAATAATTGCCCTAATCTTTGGGTTATTGTAAAAAGCGACGCCCTTTACTGTTTTTTTGTGTTCTTTCATTCTTTCACCTTATAATTAAAAAAGGGGAAGTTTTTCTTCCCCTTTTTTGCTATTAAATAATTTTTTTAAGTCTAAAACTTATTATTATCTAATAGGTGCCCCATATTGTAGTCCACCATTTTTCCATAGTGCATTTAATCCTCTTTCAATTTTTAAAGGAGAACCTTGACCAACATTTCTTTCGAATGACTCACCATAATTTCCAACTTGTTTGATTATGTTATATGCCCATTTTGGATCTAATCCTAAGTTTTTACCAATATCACCAGTAACACCTAATAATCTTTGGATATTTGGATTTGTGCTTTTTAACATTTCATCTACATTTTTAGAATTAACACCTAAATCTTCTGCATTTAACATTGCAATTTCAGTCCATTTAACGATATTAAACCATTTATCATCACCTTGTCTTACAACTGGACCTAAAGGCTCTTTTGAAATAATTTCAGGAAGTACTATTGCAGAACTTGGATTTTTTAATTGAGTTCTTAATGCGTATAATTGAGATGAATCAGAAGTTAAAGCATCACATCTACCTTCTTCAAAACCTTGGATTGTTTGTGCTGATGTATCGTAAGTAATTGGAGTATATTTCATGTTATGTGATTTGAAGTAATCTGTTAAGTTAAGCTCAGTCGTTGTACCAGCTTGGATACAAAAAGTTGCTCCATCTAACTCTTTTGCAGATTTAACACCCAATTTTTTTGATACTAGGAAACCTTGTCCATCATAATAATTTACACCTGTAAAGTTTAAACCTAATGAAGTATCTCTTGTAGCTGTCCAAGTAGTATTTCTAGCTAATACGTCAATTTCACCACTTTGTAGTGCAGTAAATCTCTCTTTTGCATTTAAATGAGCATATTTAACTTTTGTCGCATCACCTAATACAGCAGCAGCAACTGCTCTACAAACATCAACATCAATACCTTTCCAAACCCCATCTGAATCAGGAGCAGCAAAACCTGGAAGACCAGTGTTTAGTCCACAACTTAATTTCCCGTTTTTGATAGTTGTATCTAATGTATCAGCTGATGATACAGTCGATGCAATCGCTAGTGCTGCAATACTTAAAGATAGTGTCTTTAGTAGTTTCATTTTTAATCCTTTTTGTTAATTGTAAATTAATATTTAATTCATAAAAATTTTACTTCAGAAGCGTAGCAATATAATAGCAGAGCTGTATATTTTTTAACCAATTTAGCATTTTATTGGATAAAATCTGAAATTATGACATAACTTTTACATTTACCCACTTTTTACCCACTTTTTTCAAAAAAAATTTAGGATTTTTTATTTTGGAAGAAAAAAAGTAACAAAAAGTTCTATTTATCTTCTAAATGTTTTGAGAAACTATATAAGTCTTTTTTCTTTAAATCTCCATTATAAACAATTTTATTCGGATCAATATTATCGTCTTTTAACATATTTGGAACAGCATCTGCATTATTTAATACTTTTATATTTTCATCTAGTTCATCTTCACTATATGCCATTTGCATATCAGCACTTATAACATGAGGAATTGCTTCTATTATTCGTAGTTTCTCTAACTCCTCTTTTACACTAGCACCTTCAATAGTGATGATAACTCTTCCTTTTTCATCATGCATATGATAATCACAGGCTTTACAGTTTTTTAAGTCCTCTATGACTTGCTCTAAATATTTTGGTAGTGTTTGAACTACTATGCTTGAAATGTTCATTTTATTCCTTTATTTTGTAATAGTTTATTTTATTATCATCACTTGCTACTAAAACTTCATTGTCCTTTATAAATAAAATTTTAGTAAGTGTCATTTTATTTTCTTTTAATAGATGTAAATCTTTTCTTGATGAAGTATCAAAAATAGTTACATCATTATTTTCATTTGATGAGTAAGCTGCTAGTGTTCCTTTTGAATTTAAAGCACAAGAATATATTAAAAAATTTGACTCTTTATAATATGTATCATTTTTTGAATAAAATACAGCTCTTCTATCTTGACCTGCTGTTATGATTTTCTCATTTTTAAAATCTACTTGAAAGACATTATCTAGGTTTTGACCTTTGTAGGTTTTTAGTAAGTCTCCTGTTTTTACATCACATAGTTTTAAGTTTCCACTTTCATCTGCAATTAAAATTTCCTTTTTGTTTTCACTTAGTGCAAAATAAGAAAATCTTGATTGACTGATTTGTTTATCATATATAATTTTTTTCTTATTCACATTATATAAGAGTAATTCATTACTTAGAAGTGAAAGTACAATTTTTTCGTCGTTTATAAATTTTGCTCGTGCAATAAACAACTGTTTTTCATCAGAAATGATATTTCTTATTTTCCCATTTTCAAAGATGTCAATTTTTCTTGCACCTTTTTTCCCTTGGGATAAAATTAAAACTTTATTGTTTAATACATCAATAGAATATATTTTACTATTAATAACCTCTCCCATAAAGTTCTTTATTTGTGGAATTGTAATATTTGAAATTAGTTTGAAATCTTTTAAGTTAAAGATATTTATTATCCCAGCACTTGTTGAAACAAATAATTTATCATTATTTATTACTAAATCAGTTGCTCCTGCACTTATATTGAGTGTTTTTGTTGGTATTATTTCATTTGCGTTTAAAAAAGATATTACAAATATTACAAGTAAAATTTTTACAGTATTCATTCTTATCCTATTTTTATTGCATTAGTTGGACAAACTTTTAAACAAAACCCACAAGAAGTACAATTTTCATTTATTTGGGGTCTAAACATTCCTAAGAATTTTATAGCATCATCAAGACAAGGATCCTTACAAGAAAAACACATAGTTTGATTCCAGCTTAGACATTCTAAAATATTTATTTCTATTTTTGCAGAGATATTTTTTTTGTATTCGAGTTTTAAAACTTCACTTGGGCAAACTTTTGCACACTCATCACAAAAAGTACATCCACTCTTTGTAAAATCTAGTTTTGGCGTTTTATCTTTTTGTATTATTATAATATTTACTTCACAAGAGTTGGCACATAAGCCCTCACATTTAATACATTCACTTAAAAAGAGTGCTTCATTATTGAAATATGGTGGGCGAATTACTTTCTCTTGCTTTTCATTATTTTTAAATGATGAAGCAAGAGAGCTAAATAGCTCTCTTCTTTTCATAATTTATTTTACACCCTCATCTATATTTTTGATTAGATTTGATGAATTTTTTTCACCTTTTTCTCTAAAGTCTGCTTTGAAGTTATTTCCAACAACTAATTTTGTATCTGATTGAGGAACATGGCATTGGCTACAGTTAAATCTTGCTCCTGCTAAATGTCCTAAGTTTTTTTGTGCTGGAAGTTTCAAATCACTC
This portion of the Arcobacter nitrofigilis DSM 7299 genome encodes:
- a CDS encoding amino acid ABC transporter permease; its protein translation is MKEHKKTVKGVAFYNNPKIRAIIYQILALAAIFLFTYYVLHNMFINIEKRGINTGFDFLGNEAGFGIISTLIPYTESDTYGRVFIIGILNTLLVSGIGIFFSTIIGLLVGIGRLSKNFMISKLCLVYVETFRNIPILLQILFWYNVVLAALPGPRQSMSYMDAFFLNNRGLYIPRPILESGFMSVIIAFLIAIAAVVYLAKWAKKKHDETGEEFPVFWTSLVILIASPVLVYFVSGSPATLEYAQLKGFNFVGGWTFTPELLALSFALSIYPATYIAEAVRAGIEAVPKGQKEAANSLGLKNHIILRKVVLPQALRVIIPPVINQYLNLMKNSSLATAIGYPELVTLFAGTALNQVGQAIEIILMTMAVYLTISILISIVMNFINAKIQIKER
- a CDS encoding amino acid ABC transporter substrate-binding protein; protein product: MKLLKTLSLSIAALAIASTVSSADTLDTTIKNGKLSCGLNTGLPGFAAPDSDGVWKGIDVDVCRAVAAAVLGDATKVKYAHLNAKERFTALQSGEIDVLARNTTWTATRDTSLGLNFTGVNYYDGQGFLVSKKLGVKSAKELDGATFCIQAGTTTELNLTDYFKSHNMKYTPITYDTSAQTIQGFEEGRCDALTSDSSQLYALRTQLKNPSSAIVLPEIISKEPLGPVVRQGDDKWFNIVKWTEIAMLNAEDLGVNSKNVDEMLKSTNPNIQRLLGVTGDIGKNLGLDPKWAYNIIKQVGNYGESFERNVGQGSPLKIERGLNALWKNGGLQYGAPIR
- a CDS encoding WD40 repeat domain-containing protein, producing the protein MNTVKILLVIFVISFLNANEIIPTKTLNISAGATDLVINNDKLFVSTSAGIINIFNLKDFKLISNITIPQIKNFMGEVINSKIYSIDVLNNKVLILSQGKKGARKIDIFENGKIRNIISDEKQLFIARAKFINDEKIVLSLLSNELLLYNVNKKKIIYDKQISQSRFSYFALSENKKEILIADESGNLKLCDVKTGDLLKTYKGQNLDNVFQVDFKNEKIITAGQDRRAVFYSKNDTYYKESNFLIYSCALNSKGTLAAYSSNENNDVTIFDTSSRKDLHLLKENKMTLTKILFIKDNEVLVASDDNKINYYKIKE
- a CDS encoding amino acid ABC transporter permease encodes the protein MAIYEKLETRPAPLGVSGPVKWIKENLFPSPVSSILTILSLVLLYYIVPPLLNWMIFDATWTGTKEEITKHGARWIFIYEKFNQFMYGFYPENLYWRPNLILGLFVASIVLFKKIKHIKVRASILILFPIVSFILIHGGLGLEVVPTTKWGGLMLTMVVASVGIVVSFPIGIIFALGRQSNMPIIKTISVLYIEFIRGVPLITLLFMSSVILPLFFPEGVTFDKLLRALIGVTLFQAAYLAEVVRGGLQAIPKGQYEAADSVGLSYWQAMGLVILPQALKISIPNIVGSFVALFKDTTLVLIIGLFDVLAMVTLTTSDPHWLGFETEGYVFVTMIYWIICFTMSKYAQSVENRFNTDHK
- a CDS encoding chaperone NapD → MNISSIVVQTLPKYLEQVIEDLKNCKACDYHMHDEKGRVIITIEGASVKEELEKLRIIEAIPHVISADMQMAYSEDELDENIKVLNNADAVPNMLKDDNIDPNKIVYNGDLKKKDLYSFSKHLEDK
- a CDS encoding ferredoxin-type protein NapF, whose amino-acid sequence is MKRRELFSSLASSFKNNEKQEKVIRPPYFNNEALFLSECIKCEGLCANSCEVNIIIIQKDKTPKLDFTKSGCTFCDECAKVCPSEVLKLEYKKNISAKIEINILECLSWNQTMCFSCKDPCLDDAIKFLGMFRPQINENCTSCGFCLKVCPTNAIKIG